Part of the Perognathus longimembris pacificus isolate PPM17 chromosome 1, ASM2315922v1, whole genome shotgun sequence genome, AGCAGACCATGCACGCCATCTACCAGAGGAAGAAGGGCACCGCCTTCCCCAGCACCTTCGAGGTGGGCCCCGGGGCGCAGCTCGGGGCCATCCTGAGGAGCTGCAACCTGCCGGCCTGGAAGGCCTACAGCCACGTGGACGTGATGGAGCCCGGCGCCCCCGAGGCCCTGCCGTGACCCCGTCTGTgggctgcgggggcggggggaggggaggcagagcaCAGTGTCAGGGACGGCGTCCCCGGCCGCCTCTCGCCACCCCGCACCGGCTGGGGGTCTGAAGGGctggccccgcgcgccccgtgtctgccccgcgGTCCCCGGGGCACTCCACCGCCCCCCACACAGcctgcaggctgagatctgaggaccgcggttcaaagcctacctgggcaaggaagcccatgagactctcatctcccgttaaccaccaggaagccggaagtggcgctgtgactcgagtggtagagcgccagccttgagcaaaagcagctccgggacggcgcccaggctctgcgttcaagccccaccacccacAGAAATAAATATACGCAGATAAGAGGTGTTAGGTCTCTGTGGCCCCGGCAGCCGCTCTGCCACGCCCTCATTCAGCAGCTGGGTGGTGGAAGCTCCCGTTCCTCACACACCTGCGCGGCACCTCTTGTATGTCTTTGGGCCTGCTGTATCCCCCGAGCATGCGTATGCCCGGGCTGAGTGGACATTGGGGTTCCTGGGGGGCTCCACACACCGATTCCATAGGAGGCGTGGAAGCTGGGGGCCGTTTCCTCCAGGCAGGGACACCGGGAAACCTCGGAGCTGCCCCCGCATCTGGCTTACAGTGTTACCGAGGGACGGGCCCCGACAAGTGCTGTGCCGTCAGGCTTGGCCCCAGGCAGATCCGTGGGCCTGGTGGGGGTCTGTCCCGCTCTCACGGACAGCCGTCCCAGCTCCCGGCTGCCCGCTGTGGCACCGAGACCCCAGAGGCAGGGCCCTGAGTCGCTGCAGATTCCAGAACAGGGCTGCCCCGGTGCGCATGTCCTGGTGTGAGCGGCTGTCCCCATGCGCAGGGAGGAAAATTCCATACCTAATCTGACCCAGCACAGTGGGGAGCTCCTGACCCTGCGGGTGGACAGGACTGTGCACCCCCAGTCCCTGCAGGGAGAGGCCTTGGGTTGCAACGCAAGCCCTCCTGACGGAAGCAGCCCAGCTCCTGCAGAGCTGCAGCCCTGGCCGTGCCCCAGGAGCGTGAAGGAAGCCGTGGGGTTCACCAACACCAGGACCCGGGACAGACAGCTGCCCCTGTGCCCCCCTTGGGAGCAGGAACCGGAAGGCTGGAGCCAGGGCCGCATGGCGGGGCAGCGGGCAgacctgaggggctggggtgcAAAGCCTCCGGCGCGGGCGTCTGTGGCCCCCCAAGCCTCGCTCCCCCAGTCTCGGGCAAGGCACCGcgtcccagccccccacccctcccgcccACAGCGCAGGCCCCGAGCACCTGACACCGGCTGGAAGCGCACACTTTATTGACATCGAGTGCAGTCGATTCTCTGCTGGGCACCGGGGTGTGGCCCGCACTCCCCCAGGCCCACGGCGCCCGCCACCGAGGACAGCGCCCCCGAGTGGCTGGGGTCCGGAGCGCGGCCCAGCCAGCCTGTGGGGGCTGCCAGCCAGTGACACCCCAGAGGTAAAATGGACTCgtttatcttaaaaaaacaataacaaaaaaccagTAGGAAACCTCGCAGTGGCCCAGCACTAGCTTGAGATTGAATATTAAAGTGGTCACGGGAAAGCATCAGCGGAGGAGGAGCCGGCCGCCTCCCGGACGCCGCGGGCGGGTGGCCAGGGGCGGggaccggccccgccccgccccgcctcactGGAGCAGCCGGCGCAGGGCTCcgcggagcagcagcagcagcacggcCGGCAGCACCGCGGGCAGCACCGGCCCCCAGGCCCGGTCAGCGGGCGCCTGTGGACCAAGAGCGGGCGGAGGGGCGGCTCAGGCACcgcactgaggcctggggccggggCAGGGTGAGCCCCAGGGGGGGTTCTGGAGGAGAGCAGGGGTGTCCAATGCAGGGCAGATGGGGTGGGTTGAGGGGTGCACACAGGAGGCCCCCGCAGtctgccccccccaccatgcAGGCAGGACTGGACACACGGGCAGCTGGCGTGGAagaggcaggaaggggcggggactTACCCAGAGGCGGGGGCAGGGGAGCCTCCAGGCCCTGATGTGCGCGCTCAGGCGGGTGACCCCGCGGAGGAAGCAGCGGAGCAGTCCCCGGACGCCCATCCGGCTGTAGGTCCGCGCCAGGCTGCAGGGCGCAGAGGGAAGGCGGGTACTGCAGATGCAGGCGCCACCCATGCTGTCACCTGACCCCTCCCCGCCGACCTGGCCCCCCACCCAGGACAGctcccttctggcttctgtgtccCTGCCTACCCGCTGGCCAGGTCTACACTCAGCCAGCCCCTCTGCGCACCCCAGCGGGCAGACCCTCACCCCACTTGTTGCCCGTGCTTGCCAGCTGGGGACAGCCCCCGGGGTGGGAATGGGGGGCTGGCGCTCCCCGGATTTTGCTGTCCAGGCCCTTTGGAGAGATGCCATCGGTGCATGAGGAGGAACCGAGGCCTCCGGCCGGCCAAGGCCAGGGCAGAGcgtgggagcccccccccccccccgtggagaagcccgggcagggcagggcagggcagggcaggggcggtCACCTGTGCACAGCCGTCCCCGGGAGCTGGGCCAGGCGAGGCCTTCGGAGACGCCGGTCCATTTCGTCTCCAATGCACACCAGCCACAGGGCTACCCGGTTGCTGCGGGGAGGCGCAGGGGGGTCGGCCACGCCGCCCGCCCAGCCGTGGTTCCCGCAGCCCGGGGGTGGCCCACAGAGGGGTGCTGGGGTCGCGGGGGGCCAGCAGCACGCCCacctcttcctcccaccctctgGGGGAGCCTCCGTGTCCCCCTGTCCCTGGAGAGTCCGGAGGCCTGCCGTGGCCGCGGTGGGGTGCTCTGGGCCCCTCCATGGCTGAGGCTGGGTCTCACTTGACAGTCCTTTAGAGGGGGGCTCTGAAGCCATGTCGGGGCTCCATTCTGAGAGGACCCCTCCTGCCAAGGACCCTGCCCGGGGGCCTGAGGTGTGCCCCACACTCCAGCCCGCTTCCTGGACAGCGGCTCGTGCCCCGCAGACGGCTCCGGCGTAGCCCGCCCCGAGctgctcttgggggggtgggggggacggccTAGCAGGCAGGCATTGTCGGGccagggcaggtgggggggggggtgctcaggaAGGCGCTTCCCCGCCTCGTCCCTCCACAGCCAGGAACGGAGAGAACCCAGCCCCAAGCACCAATCCCCACGTGCGGGCCCTCCGTATGGACCCCAAAGCAGAGGGGACATCCAGACCCCCACCACGGGCCAGCTCGCGCCGGCCACAGCTGGTCTCTTCCaaccggggctggggcggggagcCGAGCTGCTCGCGGTCCTCCAAGGGCGGGGGGCAATGGCGCCCTGCCTGGGGGTGGCGGCATGCAGACGGGCCCCCCTCCACCCGGAGGCCTGGCCAGTGGCCCGCGGGCCCTACCTGCCCTGGAGACAGTCCACGGGGTCCCAGCCCTCGGCCCCCACGGGCTCGGGGGTGGGGAAAAGCCCCGCTGCCGGCCGCGGCCCGGGCATCTGCTGGTACAGGAGCGTCCTGACGAAGAGGCTGCCGACCGGCCTGGCCTCCGACATCGCTGCGGGAGACAGGCAGGGTGTGGCCGGACCACAGGACGAGGGCCCAAACAACACCCCCAAACAGGCATCTGGGCACGCTCAGTCCTTGGCACTGAGGGAGACTAGGAGGCCTCGGAAGCAGCCTCGGGAACCGCGGCCCTGGGCCTCCCtccggcctccgcctccgccaACTGCGGCCTCCTCCCAAGACAGCCACGGGAACTCACCAGGCaccggtgctcacgcctgtaaccccagctactcgggaggccgggggctgaggatcaaagttcaaaaccagcccggggcaggaaagtgtgtaagacgcgcatctccaattaaccagcaaaaagctagagctGGAAgcgtggcccaggtggtagagcaccgtGCGTGTGTGCAATGGCCGCGCGTGTGCGCAATGGCCCTGCGTGTGTGCAGTGGCCGGAAATGTAAAGGCCAGGCAGGGCCTGCAGAGGGGCGGGGCGGCAGGAACACAAGCTGGGGCCCCGGGTGTGTCAGGGCCACCTCCCCAGGCGACTGTGAGCATGAGCTCCGCCCCTGGTGGTGGTGCAGGGCCGGGCAGAGGTGCTGGGGGACGGGGAGACAGAGGTGCGGGGATagtgggggggaggcaggggtgtggggatgggggtgggggggaggcaggggtgggggtggggggaggcaggggtgcggggatgggggtgggggggaggcaggggtgcagggatggtggggtgggggggaggcaggggtgcggggatgggggtaggggggaggcaggggtgcagggatggtggggtggggggaggcaggggtgcgGGGATGGGGGGTGGCCCCCCACACTAAGCTTGGAGAGACATTTCGAGATGGCATTTTTCTTTCCAGAATCGGAGCAGAGGAGTAAGTGTGTGGAATTTCTCTCAACAAAGAGGTGGCCGCTGCACTTCCCCAAGAGAAAGGGGGTGCCTCCCATCTGCTCCCACCCAGGCTCGGTGCCCCGCCCCCACATAGCCCGCAGGAGCCCCGTCAACAGCCCAGTGGCCACAAAGGACCCGGGCGGGCACAGGCAGCTGCACCTGTCGGACAACACCTTCCCCTGCGGGCGGAACAACCCGGAGCCCGAGcacccaggagggaggggccACCACCTGCCCGGCCTCGCACCTGCAGGCAAAGCGTTCCAAGCTACAAGGTCACAGAGACTCCCAGCTCCACAGGCCCAGCTGGGGGACACGGGGACCGCTGCTCCAGGTGCAAAACAACGGACAGGCGGGTCCCAGGGCCGCCTCGGCCCAGCCCCGgaggagaatggaggagaatggagctcgggggcggggggtgagagCCGGGGGTGACCCCATCTCATGTGTGCGGCTCCCCACCTGTGTGACCTGCTGTAGGGCCCTCCCGCCTCCTACCCAACCGCAGGTCCTTCTCAGGCCACACTCAGACACGCCAGCTTCCGCCAACCCTGATGGATGTGCCAGGCCTCTGGGCCTTTGCACGCGCAGTGTGCACCGTCCAGCCAGCCACTCAGCAGACCTGCTCATCCCCACCACCCCCTAAAGAGCTTAGCCcagttgggcatcagtggctgtaatcctaggtactcaggaggctgaggtctgaggattgcagttcaaagccagccctggcagaaaagtctgggagactctaatctccaacgaACCAGTAATAAGCTAGAGGTTCagccagagcactggccttgagtgaaccCTGAGTTTGCACGAGAGAGAgacgggggagggagagagagagcgctagCTGATAGCTTTCAGAGAAGGAAGGCCCTGTCCTCATACCCATGCATGCCGGCTCTCTAGGtgctcggaggctgagatctggaccagcgaggcagaaaagttccctaaACTCCATCTCCATAAACCAAtcagcccaaagtagagctgcaGGCGAGGGGAAGGGGATTTGCAGAGAGGAAGAGTAGGGGTCAGTTCTGCCACAAATGCTTCCAGAGTCTTGGAAttccacgcacacacacgtgactGGCAACAGCAACCCAAAAGTACTTGTTAATGGCTTAAATTTGCCGGCACTTAGAGATGCTCGTTTTAAAGGCTTGACTTAGGAATCCCAAAGCACACaagccttccttccctttccaccATCACCAGCCTTGGAAGTCCAGCCGCCCCGTGAGGGACCTGCTGATGTCCCAACAGCTTATCTGGGGACTGACAGGGGTCGCTGCCCACAGAGAATTAactagaagaaaggaaggaagagagggagggcggAGGAAAAtgctctccttaaaaaaaaaaaaagtgtaaattcATGTATCTGTGGCAGTCTGGAAAGGCCCCTTGCAGGCCCCCAGTCCTGCCTGCCTGCTCCTTCTTgtgccctggggcctgggcacaggcAGAGCGTCCCCCCCCTCAGGGGCCAGGGAGCCCCACGAAAAATACTCTGACCTAGCAGTGTCCCTTGatacaggcaaaaagaaaatcaggccAGGCACCGGCgcctcatgactataatcctagctactcaggaggctgagatctgagaatcgcagttcaaagccagcccaggcaggaaggtctgtgagactctcatctccaatgaaccaccagaaaactgggaagtggcgctgtggctcaagtggtagggtggcagccttgagccgaagagctcagggacagcacccaggcccagagttcaagccccaggaccggccaaaaaagaaagaaagaaacaaagaaaatcaggAAGATAAACTTTAACCAAAAAGTGGCCTGCCATGCGAATCACTTTGAAGAGAATTCaatagctggggcaggaaagggggCACGGGAAGCCCAAGATGGATGGGCGGTATGTTGAAACTGAGCCCCTCCCCTCCTGTGTGAAAACCAACAGTAATCACAAAAGGTGGGGTGCATTCGGCCCCAGTTAGCAGAAGAAATAGGTTTGGTGCCAGGCCCCGCCTGTCAGTCACCGTGCTCCCCACTGGCAGCTCCCCTTTGCTCCACACATCTagcacccccacacacactcaaacGTGGGTACAAAGCGGTCTCATGGGAAGCAGGGCCTCGGCCTCTCGTTGCATTTCCCTGACTGAGCACCttggtttgggggggaggggggtctcccTAGGGCACCCAGCTCCCTTTCCCCTCAAATCCACATGGAGACCACACCCACAATTCGTGtcatcatggggggggggggaatggagggggggaaaggaagagcAGGGCCCTCCTTCCACGCGTGACACCTCCTGGGGCTGCAGCTCAGGCGCCATGCCGGCCAGTCCCCGTGGTTCCTGCCTGGAATCCTGCCTgcgaggaggcggggggggggggggcagggggtccaCACAGGTGGAGGCGGGAAAATCCCGAGACTCTTCCCTCTCAGTAGCCAGCAACAAGCCAAGGTGCAAGTAGGAGAGTGTAGTGGTACAgcgcttgcgggggggggggggggtgccagcccCAGGGCCCCTCCCCGGGGCTGACTCCTTGGCAGTGTGACCTGCATCAGACTGGGGCTTCTCCCTTCTCCAGAAAAGCAGGTTTGCCGGGCAGGTCAGGCAGTGCCGGCGGGTGTTTTGTGTTGTCACATCCTAATATTGACACTAGGCAAATCAGCTGCCCTCTCCGTGCCCACCAGTGGCCGGGCCGCCTCGGTCGCTTCCTGCCCAGCCCCCCGAGGCCAGGGAGGcttctcccagccccccccccgcccccagcaggatgacgggagggaggggcagggagcagCAGCCCGTGTCCAGTCCTGTCCACTGCTGGCTTCCTGGTGGCCCTCAGCACTTCCTCCAAACTGCTTGGATTGTTCTGGGCAGAGAGGAAAAAACACAGAGACTCTTGCGGGATCGCCAAGAAGTCTGCTATGGGCAAAGCAAGAAACCATTGatggggacggggggagggggggtgcgagGGGGGGGCTCCTCTACCATTCCCGTCTCTGGTTTGTTTGTGGCTCAGTGAATACCGCTCATTTCCCTGTGccacctcctaagcagctagacgGGATAATCAGCAAGGGGCCACTCCTGCCcccttcctttatctttttctttttttggtgtcgATCCTGGgtctttgaactcagaacctaggcactgttcctgaaccttCTTGTTCAAAAAAACTGCTccacaccacagctccacttctaccttttttggtggttaaatgaagaaaaatgtctcatggactttcctgctctggctggctttgaaccacgatcttcaggcctcagcctccggagtggccaggattacaggtgcgggCCCGGCTTCTACCCGCTTTCTCAATCGTTATTTCAGGTGTCCAGGCACCGAAGGTCTGCCATTTGTTGTTCCTTTCCTCAAAGACCAGGCAGATTTGTGTAAGTCAGGACACAAGTGTGTGGCACAGCCGGTGCTTTGAAGTCTCTAAAACCAGGGCTGAGTGCGGGGGATGGGTCACCAATGTGCTACCCCGGGTGGGGGTAGTCAGGCCCCTCGGGAGAGGCAGCGACTCAGCAGACACCACATTCTACACCTCGCAGGAGTCTTAATGCTTGGAGAAACGACTCTGCCGAGACTGCCCTTACCAATAGGAGCCCAGCTATGGCTGGAATACAGCTCAATGGGGAGGGCGGTGCCAACCCTACCCAACACCCGCAGCCTCTGGCGAGTTGCGTGTGTTAAGTCAAAAGCAAGCAAACCCAAGCCAGAGGCAGTGGCACGCCTGTAGCCCCAGCACCGAGGAGGCTGAGGGGGGATGGAGCGGTCCAGGCCAGCCCACTCTGTCACACCTTGTCAAAAGACCCTAAAATTggcccacgcctataatcctagctactcaggaggctgagatctgaggactggggttcaatgccagcctaggcagaaaagtccatgagactcttatcttcagttaggcacgctgtggtccaagtggtagagtgctagccctgggtaaaaaagctaagagtcagcacccaggtcctgtgttcaagtaccagtactaacacgtgcgcgtgcgcgcgcatacACACTCAAGAACATTGGGATGGGTGACAGAGTATCTACTGGGCCagcacaaagtcctgaattcaaaccccagtaccaccaagaacGCTGGCAAAGCTAGAGCGAAGCTACAGAGAGTCAGAATCAGCTCTGTGATGCTGGGGTTCAGAAGATGAAGGTGGGGTGTGCACAGGGCTGCACATATTTGCATGAAGGGCACAGGTGACGGTTAGAGGCGGGCCTTTGTGAGGACTGGGATTATACAAGGGGATGTATCAGAGTGGGAGCTCCAAGACTGACACATGGTGGCTTCATCAGGAGAGTCCAGTTCAGATCAGACCAGAcgggagacacagacagacatccTATGTGTCTTGCCACAGGGGCACCAGTGATGGCCTTCTTGCTGCCCTCTCCAGAGCTCTGAGCCCATATTCACCCCTCCTCTTAGTAACGTTGGCCCCATCGGGTATTGTGTTATTAACAACTAAAAATGAACCAAGGCCCCCGGCTTAGGCAAGAGGACTGCTGAGTTTAAGGCTGGCCTGGGCTCCACAGCCAGACCTgccccagaaaaaaaagaaaagaaagcagacagGCCCAGTGGAAGTCCCCGATCCTGGAATCCCGGGAGGAGCCAGGCGCGCACCTCCCGGCCAGGAGCTCGGTGATCCAGGCCTGGAGACTGTTTTCTAAGTCCCCACTGTGGCCAGGCACCCCCTCCTGAGCACCCACTCCAAAGGCACGCCCACATGAAGCCCACACTAACAAGgggaagccacagtgccacccagGGGCCCGGGGCCCAGGGACCCATTTCACGGAACCAAGCGGTAGAGTGGGGTACGCGGCTGGAAAGTGGCTGCCCGGAGGGGCCGGCGTGGCCTCCAATAATGATGGGAACCCAAGCTTCCCGGTGcccctgggggcctgggcctcagtttctccacctgaCAGGAGCAGGCCTGCCTGGTGGGAACAAAGTTACCCCCGCGGCCCCTGCTCCGAGAAGGGGCGGCTCGTCCGGTCCCGGGGCCGGCCGCGGGTCCGGTCGGgagtccccgccgccgcccctcGGCGCGAGCCCCCCGCCATCCACACCTCCGGGGGCCCCCGGCGTGCCGGGCGGGGCGCGTGGCACCGGCTCCGGCTCCCCGCAGGTGCCCGGGGTCCccgaggggccggggccgggtgCCATCATCTTCCCTGCGGCCGCGGGCGCTGCGGGGTCGCGGATCCGGATCCGAGCCGGGTCGGGGCGCGCAGGGAGCCCGGAGCTTGGGGCTGGCGACCGACCGGGAGGGGCCGGGCCAGGGGGCGCGCCAGCGACGCGCGGGGGCCTAGGGGGGCTTGGAGACCGGTCCCCAACTTTCCccaaccccgcccccccacctcccccgacGCTCGGCCGGGACCGCGCCGGGCGCCCGCTTACCTGCAGGCTGCGCCGGGCGGGCCGAGTGGGGCGACGGCGGGCGCGGTGGCCGGGGACGGCGGGGGGCGGGTCCTGGCGGGGGGCCGGGACCTGATTGGCGCGTCCAccgtccggccccgcccccggccccgcccccgccccgccccgctcaggGGCCCGGGGTCCGGGCCGTGCGCCCTGCCCAGGCccgaggtgtggggggggggggggcgcccgcgCCCTGGAGCCTGGGGGCCCGCCCGCCCCTCAGGGCGAGGACCCACCGAAATCTAGAACTCCTGGcaccgtgcggggggggggggggaagaaacatAACGCAGTGGCCACCGTCCCCCAGAGTACAACAGTAAAACTGGTTTGGGGGGGTCTCCCCCCACATTTTGCTCTCTCCTTTGCACACTTTACCTGCTCAGCCCTCCCACCTCCGCAGGAAGGGGGCCACAGCCTGCCCTGTGGAGATGGGAGGACCAGGAAGGTGAAGCGTGGTAAACTCAGGGCAGAATGGAGTCCCAGGTCCCCCCAGGCTCGGTCTCtcgggccgggcgggggctgcCACGAAGCACATTGGGCCTGTGAGGGAGGCTCAGGGAAGGGGAGCCGTGAGCCCCTGTCTCCATGGCCAGGAAGGCCTGCTGTCTACAGAGCCTTTTGGTGGGCTTTCAACAAGCAGCAACAGAACAGACACAGGAAGGAGGCCAGCGTGGGGGTAGAGGGGGGActgaagggaaggggtggggaaaaACATTTACCTGGGAGGAGTCCCAGATGATCAaatagaaaaggaggaaaatggaGGCCACGAGTGGTGAGAcatgcctgcagtcccagctTTCTGcagaggaggctgaagcagaagaatCACTtgcacccagtggttcatgccagCTGGGACAATATGGGAGActcaggaagaaaggaggggagggaaagaggaaggaaggggggggaacCACAGTTGAGTAAACACTGGTCTTCAGATTgacactcccccccaaaaaaaagttagatGATAATAATACACAGTAATAGTGGTGGTGGTCACCATGTGTCCCCCAAACTCAGAGTT contains:
- the Bik gene encoding bcl-2-interacting killer, translating into MSEARPVGSLFVRTLLYQQMPGPRPAAGLFPTPEPVGAEGWDPVDCLQGSNRVALWLVCIGDEMDRRLRRPRLAQLPGTAVHSLARTYSRMGVRGLLRCFLRGVTRLSAHIRAWRLPCPRLWAPADRAWGPVLPAVLPAVLLLLLRGALRRLLQ